The Roseibium sp. Sym1 nucleotide sequence TGGCGCCCGCTTCTTCCGCTTCCGCCGCCTTTTCCACGTTGGTGAAAACCAGTTCCGGTGTGCAGTCGTCCAGCCGAAGCCGGATGCCTTCCGGTCCGAACAGGGTGAACATGGGAACGGCAACCGCGCCCGCCTTGATGACGCCGAAAATGGCGCAATAGAACGCCAGGGACGGCTCGATCATGACCGCGACCCGGTCGCCCTTCTCGAGGCCGCGCCCTTTCAGGTAATGCGCGACCTGCGAGGACCGGCGGCTGAGTTCATCGAACGTGATCAGTTCGTCGTGACCTTCGGCATGCGCGATACGAAGCGCGACCTTGTCGCCATCCACGTGCCGGTCGACACATTCATGCGCAATGTTCAGCCGGTTCCTGTCTCCGTCGAAGAGCTCCCAAAGCGCCGCATTCGAGAAATGCCCGATGGCATCTGAATAGGACGTGTACTCCGTCAGCCGCGTCATGCGCTTGCTTCCTCCCAAACCTTTTTCGATTGGACGGCAAAGCGTCCCAACCACGTTGACAAGGCTAGGGGCGACAGATGATTATTGTCAATATGATTCTTTTATTGTATATAGACAATGAAATCAAGTCATACAGGTGAAGACATGCAGGACGCAAAAAAGGGCATTCGAAAACGGCAGGTCCCGGCGGTCACGCGCGCGGTTGCCATCCTCCGGCAACTGGCCAGGGAGCCGGAGCCGGTGGGCGTCAACCCGCTGGCGCGCTCCCTGGGCCTGATCCCCAGCACCTGCCTGCATATTCTGCGCGCGCTGCAGGATGAGGGGCTTGTCGTGTTCGACCCGGAAAAGAAGTTGTATTCCATAGGCTTGGGCATTCTTCCCCTGGCCCGCTCCGCCTTGCAGCGCAACAGCTTCACCACCCTGGTCCAGCCCCATCTCGACCAGCTGTCCGAAGAGTTCGGCGTGACCGGAATCGCGACCCAATTGACGGACCCCGTGCACATGGTCGTGGTCGCCATGTCCCAGTCCAGCATGCCCTTCCGCCTGCAGGTGGACCTGGGCAGCCGTTTCCCCGCGCTCATCAGCGCGACTGGACGCTGTTTTGCCGCCTTCAACCGTGTGGACGATGCGAAACTGCGCGCGGATTTCGACGAGCTGAGCTGGGATCATCCGCCGGCTTACGAGACCTGGCTGGCAGAAGTGACCAGTGCCCGGAAAAACGGCTACGCGGTCGATTCGGGGACCTACATTTCCGGTGTTACCGTCGTTGCGGTCCCCATGTTCGACACAAGGGGCCAGATGTTCCGTAGCCTGGTGGCGATCGGTATTTCCGAACGCATCCAGGCAACGGGCGCAGACAGGATCGCGGAGAAAATGCTCGCCTATCGCGACGAGATCTCGAAAAGCCAGATGGAATTGGGAGGATAGGCAATGACCGGTGCGGGCGAAGATGAGTGCGGCGAGGTGACCGGCTGGAAACCTCTGGAAATCGGTGGCTTCATGGACGGTATCGGACCGCTGCTGGCCACGCGTTCACAGGAGGAATGGCGATACGGGCTCGATACGGATGCCCGGCACCTCAATCCGATCGGGCTGGTCCACGGCGGTGTGACCGCAAGCCTGATCGATCACGCCTTTGCCATGGTCGCCTGGGAGGCAAGCGGACGCGCGCCGACGGCAACCGTGCAGATGGACATCAGGTATCTGGGCGCCGCAAGAAAAGGCGACCGGCTGGAAGCCAGCGCGGTCATCCGGCACCGGACCGGATCCATGCTGTTCCTCGATGCTGACGTCCAAGCCGCAGGCCGGGCAGTCGCAAGCGCATCCGCCATCATGAAAATCATCCGCCCCAGTTCTGGCGCTTCCAGGGACACACAATGACCGCGAACAAGACAGAAGATACCCAAGCTCCCCGGTCCGGACCTCTCGCCGGTCTGAAGATCCTGGATTTCTCGCGGATCTTGTCCGGCCCCTATGCCAGCATGGTCCTGGCGGACATGGGGGCGGAGGTGATCAAGGTCGAGCCCGTCGGAACGGGGGACGAGACGCGGAACTTCCCGCCTTTCCAAGGCCCGCTCAGCCACTATTACATTGCCCTCAACCGCAGCAAGAAGAGCCTTGCGCTGAACCTGAAGACGGAAGAAGGCATTGAAATCGCGAAGCAACTGGCGGCCGGTTGCGACATTGTCCTGGAGAATTTCAGGCCAGGCGTGATGGACCGGCTCGGGCTCGGCTACGAGACCTTGCGCGCCGGCAATCCCGGCCTGATCTATTGTTCCATTACCGGCTTCGGCACGGAAAGTCCGCTGGCGGACAAACCTGCCTTCGACATCGTCGCGCAGGCCCTGTCCGGTGTCATGAGCATCAACCGGGAACCGGGCGCCGCCCCCAACAAGCTGGGCCTGCCCCTTGGCGACATGGCGGGCAGCATCTTTTCCGTTTTCGGCATCCTGGCCGCCCTCCACCAGCGCTCCGTCACCGGTCTCGGACAACGTGTCGACGTCGCCATGCTTGACGGTCTGATCGCCATGCTGGGCTACCTGTCCCAGATCTACTTCGTCACCGGTTCCGCGCCTCAGCCCGTTGGAACCCAGCATCCGAGCATCGTTCCCTACGGGTCGTTCGCAACCCGTGACGGCCACGTTATCGTTGCCTGCCTGACAGACCGTTTCTGGAAAAATTTCGCCAACTGCCTCGAGCTGGGCCATCTGATCGAAGATCCGCGCTTTGCGCTCTACCAGGACCGCCTGACCAACAGGAACGAGCTGGAGCCGCTCATCAACGCACGCATGAGCGCGCACTCGACCGACTATTGGCTCGACAGGCTGACACGCTTCGACGTTCCGAATGCGCCGATCCTGGACGTCGCGGAGGCCCTTGAGCAGGACCATGTCAAGGCGCGGGACCTTGTCGAAACCGTTTCACATCCTCTCGCCGGAGATCTGCGTCTGGTCAAAAACCCGGTCCTGTTTGACGGTCGGTCCCAGGCCCCCTCCAGCGCACCGTCCGTGCTTGGCGAGGACAGCCTGACAATCCTGCAGGAACAGTTGGGTTTCAGCCGGGACGCGGTGGAGCGGTTGGTCCGGGAAAAGGTCATTGAATGCGGTACCTACCGGGAAGACGAGCTCATCAAGGAATAAGGGCCTGGAGAGCCGGTTTCACCGCTCCAGCCGGCAGAGTGCCGGTCACCCGTCACGCCAGGGTCAGACAAACTTCCGAAATGTCCGCCCAACAGGCTTTCCAGGCTGACGCGGAACCGCAGGCCTGCATTCCCGTCATGGAGCCCGTGAGCACCCATTGTCCCGCCTTGAAGCCGCCAAGCCTGTCACCGCCGGCATTCGCATAGGCCAGCAGGGATCCGACCGGATCGATGTCGACCGGAGTGAAGGGCTCGGGCTCTCCGTCCCTGAAAAGCGTTGTCTGCGTGACCGGCGAAGCGGACAGGACTTCCAGCGGGGCCGGATCTCCGATCACCATGCCGTCATTGGCGAAACAATCCGCGAGGCGCTCCGGAAAGCTCAGGTCTCCGGCGGTCAGCCGCCAGTCGACGAGTTCAAACGCAATGGCGAAGGCCTCCACGCAGGCGCGCACCTCTTGACGTGAATACGGTCTCTCCGGCCGGCACGGCAGATCCCGTCCCAGCTTGAGAGCAATCTCGGTTTCCAGCCGGTTGGCGGTGCCGACAGTCGCGGGCGAGGTCAGGATCCGGTCGCCGAACACCGGCGCGGCGGCGGGACCGAGCGGGCCCGAGGCGGAAACCTTCCAGTGCATCCCGTCCGTCGCGGCGGCACGCGCGAGCCGAGCCTGTATCTCGTAGGCCTCAGCCGGTGTTTGCGGACGGACATGGTCCGGGAGGCGTTCCATGGCCGCGTGCTGCGCGCGCAGGCCCGCAAGGATGTCGACCGCGTTCGCGATCCGCGTTTCCTTCGTGGTGTTCACGGCCTCAGCTCCCTTCCCCGACAGGTGGCCAGGAGGCATGCCACGAATGAGACTTCTCGTATTGCCTGGCCAGCCTCATCAGGAGCCAGTCGCGATTGTGCGCGCCGACAAGCTGAACGCCGATCGGCAGGCCGTTTGCCGACGGCGACGCAGGCAACGCGATGGCCGGATGTCCGATGGCATTCACCCAGCCCGTGTAGACGGCGTGACCGCGTGGCCCCACGGGCCTGCCGTCGATTTCCGGCGGAAAATCCGAACCGACAGGCCAGGGCATTGCCGCGGAGGCGGGAGTGAGGATGACGTCGCAGGTTTCAAAGAAACAAGCGGCTTCCTCACGCAGGCGCGCAATGCCGTCCAGAATGTCGAAGAGCTCGTCCGAGCCGACCTGCCTGCTCGCCTCCGCGATCTCCCGGTATTTCGGGCTGGCGGCTTCGAAACGGGTCCCCAGCGTCCGCGCCAGGAACCCGAGACCGGCCTGACCGATCCTGGTCCAGCCCGCATTCAGGCCGGAGAGGTCAAACGGCATTGGCCCTTGCGACACGTGATGGCCCAGGGCCTGCAGACGCTCCGCGAAGGCCCGTGTGCTTGCGGCAATTTCCGGATCCAGCGGGGCGTCGCCCAGCCGCTCGACACAAAGGATCCTGAGCGGAGGGGGACCGGTGTCCAGCGCGACATGACGATCCGGCTCTTCGGGCAACCTGGATCTGGGATCCGCAGCGTGCGGCCCCTCCATCGCGGTAAAAAGCATGGCGGACGACGTGACATCGCGGGTGATCGGCCCGACCACCTCCATGTCGAGCAGAACCTGCGGCAGGGTCTGTGCGCGCGCGATCCGGCCAATGGTCGGCTTCAGTCCGAACAGGCCCGTGTAACCGCACGGGCGCCGGATCGAGCCGCCGCCGTCTGTTCCGAGCGCGGCCGGGAAGATCCCGGCGGCGACTCCGGCAACCGAGCCGCCGCTGGAGCCGCCCGGCGTAACCGCCAGGTTCCAGGGATTTGGTGTCGTGCCGAACAGCGGATTGCTGGTGAAGCCTTCGAGCGTGAACTCGGGAACATTGGTCTTGCCCAGCACGATCATTCCCGCGGCTTTCAGCCGCTCGACAGGTGTTTCGTCCGTTTCGGGAAGGTAGTCAGAATAGACCGGGCTGCCCCAGGTCGTGCGCAGCCCCTTGGTCAGGATGTTGTCCTTGACGGCGATGGGTATGCCATCGAGCGGCCCCAGCACCTTTCCTGCCTGCCGTCGCCGATCGCTTTCAGCCGCCTCGTTCAGCGCTTCCGCATTTTCCGTGACCAGGGCATTCAGCACCGGATGGAGCC carries:
- a CDS encoding amidase, with the protein product MTDFWRKPLDQLSRDLAAGATTSLELVRGFQERSRRLHPVLNALVTENAEALNEAAESDRRRQAGKVLGPLDGIPIAVKDNILTKGLRTTWGSPVYSDYLPETDETPVERLKAAGMIVLGKTNVPEFTLEGFTSNPLFGTTPNPWNLAVTPGGSSGGSVAGVAAGIFPAALGTDGGGSIRRPCGYTGLFGLKPTIGRIARAQTLPQVLLDMEVVGPITRDVTSSAMLFTAMEGPHAADPRSRLPEEPDRHVALDTGPPPLRILCVERLGDAPLDPEIAASTRAFAERLQALGHHVSQGPMPFDLSGLNAGWTRIGQAGLGFLARTLGTRFEAASPKYREIAEASRQVGSDELFDILDGIARLREEAACFFETCDVILTPASAAMPWPVGSDFPPEIDGRPVGPRGHAVYTGWVNAIGHPAIALPASPSANGLPIGVQLVGAHNRDWLLMRLARQYEKSHSWHASWPPVGEGS
- a CDS encoding PaaI family thioesterase; the encoded protein is MTGAGEDECGEVTGWKPLEIGGFMDGIGPLLATRSQEEWRYGLDTDARHLNPIGLVHGGVTASLIDHAFAMVAWEASGRAPTATVQMDIRYLGAARKGDRLEASAVIRHRTGSMLFLDADVQAAGRAVASASAIMKIIRPSSGASRDTQ
- a CDS encoding CaiB/BaiF CoA transferase family protein produces the protein MTANKTEDTQAPRSGPLAGLKILDFSRILSGPYASMVLADMGAEVIKVEPVGTGDETRNFPPFQGPLSHYYIALNRSKKSLALNLKTEEGIEIAKQLAAGCDIVLENFRPGVMDRLGLGYETLRAGNPGLIYCSITGFGTESPLADKPAFDIVAQALSGVMSINREPGAAPNKLGLPLGDMAGSIFSVFGILAALHQRSVTGLGQRVDVAMLDGLIAMLGYLSQIYFVTGSAPQPVGTQHPSIVPYGSFATRDGHVIVACLTDRFWKNFANCLELGHLIEDPRFALYQDRLTNRNELEPLINARMSAHSTDYWLDRLTRFDVPNAPILDVAEALEQDHVKARDLVETVSHPLAGDLRLVKNPVLFDGRSQAPSSAPSVLGEDSLTILQEQLGFSRDAVERLVREKVIECGTYREDELIKE
- a CDS encoding IclR family transcriptional regulator, with protein sequence MQDAKKGIRKRQVPAVTRAVAILRQLAREPEPVGVNPLARSLGLIPSTCLHILRALQDEGLVVFDPEKKLYSIGLGILPLARSALQRNSFTTLVQPHLDQLSEEFGVTGIATQLTDPVHMVVVAMSQSSMPFRLQVDLGSRFPALISATGRCFAAFNRVDDAKLRADFDELSWDHPPAYETWLAEVTSARKNGYAVDSGTYISGVTVVAVPMFDTRGQMFRSLVAIGISERIQATGADRIAEKMLAYRDEISKSQMELGG